Proteins encoded in a region of the Streptomyces sp. NBC_00513 genome:
- a CDS encoding HAMP domain-containing sensor histidine kinase has protein sequence MGRIAPLGLRTRLIAAFLLVAAICAVTTAALTYQQARTAILKQTQDTAVSTLRDQIDNQAVQLPFDRPQLQSMVTELGRRGKPHSWVVYGEYGDLKATSNNPGGPLASPLVGEGFREQIRHTRSGAFQRVRDGEGNAMLAVGMPAVFVHDGSNRPTGAVFYAVMPLNTEEQTVSAMVDAAQQGAVPGLAIAVVPALLAARSVLRPVRRLRTAAQQMGRGQLDTRIEVRGADELAGLARTFNETAGALERSVEELRQAEVRARRFASDVSHELRTPLAGMLAVTEVLDEDAESLDPDTAKALRLISAETGKLAVLVEDLMEISRFDARAAELNLDDVDVAEAVGKTLERRHWDDDRVSAELPPRVRARLDPRRFDVILANLVGNALRHGGAPVRITVTAPPRPDGDRLVIEVADSGPGIAPEVLPHIFDRFFKADAARTRSAGSGLGLAITLENVRLHGGTLHAANGADGGAVFTLDMPLEARA, from the coding sequence GTGGGACGCATCGCCCCGCTCGGCCTGCGGACCCGGTTGATCGCCGCCTTCCTGCTGGTCGCCGCGATCTGCGCGGTGACCACGGCCGCGCTGACGTACCAACAGGCCCGCACCGCGATCCTCAAGCAGACCCAGGACACCGCCGTCAGCACCCTGCGCGACCAGATCGACAACCAGGCGGTCCAACTGCCCTTCGACCGGCCGCAGCTCCAGAGCATGGTCACCGAACTGGGCCGGCGCGGCAAACCCCACTCCTGGGTGGTGTACGGCGAGTACGGCGACCTGAAGGCGACCTCGAACAACCCGGGCGGCCCCCTCGCGTCACCCCTCGTCGGCGAGGGGTTCCGCGAACAGATACGCCACACCCGGTCGGGCGCCTTCCAACGGGTCCGGGACGGCGAGGGCAACGCCATGCTCGCCGTCGGGATGCCCGCCGTCTTCGTCCACGACGGGTCCAACCGACCCACCGGCGCCGTCTTCTACGCCGTGATGCCCCTGAACACCGAGGAGCAGACCGTCAGCGCGATGGTCGACGCCGCCCAACAGGGCGCCGTCCCGGGCCTGGCCATCGCCGTCGTCCCCGCCCTGCTCGCCGCCCGCAGCGTACTGCGCCCCGTACGCCGCCTGCGCACCGCGGCCCAGCAGATGGGCCGGGGACAACTGGACACCCGGATCGAGGTCAGGGGAGCGGACGAGCTCGCCGGACTCGCCCGGACCTTCAACGAGACGGCCGGCGCGCTGGAACGCTCCGTGGAGGAACTGCGGCAGGCCGAGGTCCGCGCCCGCCGGTTCGCCTCCGACGTCTCCCACGAACTGCGCACCCCCCTCGCCGGGATGCTCGCCGTCACCGAGGTGCTCGACGAGGACGCCGAGAGCCTCGACCCCGACACGGCCAAGGCCCTGCGGCTGATCAGCGCCGAGACCGGCAAACTCGCCGTGCTCGTCGAGGACCTCATGGAGATCTCCCGGTTCGACGCCCGCGCGGCCGAGCTCAACCTCGACGACGTCGACGTCGCCGAGGCCGTGGGCAAGACCCTGGAACGACGCCACTGGGACGACGACCGGGTGAGCGCCGAACTGCCCCCGCGAGTCCGTGCCCGGCTCGACCCGCGCCGCTTCGACGTGATCCTCGCCAACCTCGTCGGCAACGCCCTGCGGCACGGCGGCGCCCCGGTCCGGATCACCGTCACCGCCCCGCCCCGCCCCGACGGCGACCGCCTGGTGATCGAGGTGGCCGACAGCGGGCCCGGCATCGCCCCCGAGGTACTGCCGCACATCTTCGACCGGTTCTTCAAGGCCGACGCGGCCCGGACCCGGTCCGCCGGCAGCGGCCTCGGACTCGCCATCACCCTGGAGAACGTCCGTCTGCACGGCGGCACCCTGCACGCCGCCAACGGCGCCGACGGCGGGGCAGTCTTCACCCTCGACATGCCCCTGGAGGCCCGCGCGTGA
- a CDS encoding cytochrome P450, whose product MAPAPTHGDADVPDVFDPRLYAEDIPYRRYRLLRDRHPVARQAEPEVLGWPAGPGFWAVTRHADVVRVLREHATYSSWLGATQIRDPDPADLPFLRRTMLNQDPPGHGRLRRLVARAFTPARVDAFAGRVRERARTLLRAAREGAEDGTADLVSAVTDEYALLNLTDLMGIPAADRGLLLEWTVRVIGYQDPDDTPAPLLGPDGKPLNPRSPALLGEMFGYARELAAHKRAHPGDDVMTALAEAELEPAELEMFFFLLTVAGNDTVRSAAPGGLLALARDPDGYRRLAAGDVPMHRAVDELLRVHPPVLSFRRTASVDTELGGQRIRAGDKVVVFHASANHDERVFTTPERLDLGRAHNPHVSFGDGPHVCLGAHFARLQLRILYEEWRTLMPPPESAGPPRRLVSNFINGITRLPMRVSGPTG is encoded by the coding sequence ATGGCCCCCGCCCCCACGCACGGCGACGCGGACGTCCCCGACGTCTTCGACCCCCGCCTGTACGCCGAAGACATCCCGTACCGGCGCTACCGGCTGCTCCGCGACCGGCACCCCGTCGCCCGGCAGGCCGAACCGGAGGTCCTCGGCTGGCCCGCGGGACCCGGCTTCTGGGCCGTCACCCGGCACGCCGACGTCGTACGGGTCCTGCGCGAACACGCCACGTACTCCTCGTGGCTCGGCGCCACCCAGATCCGCGACCCCGACCCCGCCGACCTGCCCTTCCTGCGCCGCACCATGCTCAACCAGGACCCTCCCGGGCACGGCCGGCTGCGACGGCTCGTCGCCCGCGCCTTCACCCCCGCCCGCGTCGACGCCTTCGCGGGCCGGGTGCGCGAGCGGGCCCGGACGCTGCTGCGCGCCGCCCGCGAAGGCGCCGAGGACGGGACCGCCGACCTGGTGTCCGCGGTGACCGACGAGTACGCGCTGCTCAACCTGACCGACCTGATGGGCATCCCGGCCGCCGACCGCGGCCTGCTCCTGGAGTGGACCGTACGGGTCATCGGCTACCAGGACCCCGACGACACCCCCGCACCGCTGCTCGGCCCGGACGGGAAACCCCTCAACCCCCGCTCCCCGGCACTGCTGGGCGAGATGTTCGGGTACGCCCGCGAACTGGCCGCCCACAAGCGGGCGCATCCGGGCGACGACGTGATGACCGCCCTCGCTGAAGCCGAACTGGAGCCGGCCGAACTGGAGATGTTCTTCTTCCTGTTGACCGTCGCGGGCAACGACACCGTACGCAGCGCCGCGCCCGGCGGCCTGCTCGCCCTGGCCCGCGACCCGGACGGCTATCGACGGCTCGCCGCGGGCGACGTGCCCATGCACCGGGCCGTGGACGAACTCCTGCGCGTCCACCCGCCCGTGCTCAGCTTCCGCCGCACCGCCTCCGTGGACACCGAACTCGGCGGGCAGCGGATCCGCGCCGGAGACAAGGTGGTGGTCTTCCACGCCTCCGCCAACCACGACGAGCGGGTCTTCACCACACCCGAACGGCTCGACCTCGGACGCGCGCACAACCCGCACGTCTCCTTCGGCGACGGACCACACGTCTGCCTGGGAGCCCACTTCGCCCGGCTCCAACTGCGCATCCTCTACGAGGAGTGGCGCACGCTGATGCCCCCGCCCGAGTCCGCCGGGCCGCCGCGCCGGCTGGTCTCGAACTTCATCAACGGGATCACGCGGCTGCCGATGCGGGTGTCCGGGCCGACCGGGTGA
- the ggt gene encoding gamma-glutamyltransferase, with protein MRRPAARQWALVALVGALVSTGAAAPPSAPAGGAPAKVPVAVGHGGAVASVDADASAAGIAVLRSGGNAVDAAVATAAALGVTEPYSAGIGGGGYLVYYDAKTRRVHTIDGRETAPATADAGLFQENGVPIPFAEGQTSGRGVGVPGTPATWKSALDAWGSRPLGQLLRPAEKLARDGFAVDATFRAQTELNQDRFKDFPATAKLFLPGGSLPVVGSTFKNPDLAATYAELGRKGTGALYRGPIAEDIVRAVRKPPVDPAATRVVRPGDLTTGDLRAYATKRQAPTRVGYRGLDVYSMAPSSSGGTTVGEALNILERTDLGSLSEAQYLHRFIEASRISFADRGRWVGDPAAEDVPTRELLSQRFADSRACLVKPGQTLTSPLAPGDPRNPVPCATTGKAAPTTYEGENTTHLTVADRWGNVVSYTLTIESTGGSGITVPGRGFLLNNELTDFSFAPAAPGVPDPNLPGPGKRPRSSMAPTIVLEHGRPVLAVGSPGGATIITTVLQTLLGHLDRGLPLVDAIAAPRASQRNQTTTELEPGLWNSPVRAELEAIGQGFRQNPEIGAATGVQRLPDGRWLAAAETSRRGGGAAMVVNPHGRP; from the coding sequence ATGCGTCGTCCCGCCGCACGTCAATGGGCGCTGGTCGCCCTCGTCGGAGCACTGGTGTCCACCGGGGCGGCGGCGCCACCGTCGGCGCCGGCGGGCGGTGCCCCCGCGAAGGTCCCGGTGGCCGTCGGCCACGGCGGTGCGGTGGCCAGCGTCGACGCCGACGCCAGCGCCGCCGGCATCGCCGTCCTGCGCTCCGGCGGCAACGCGGTGGACGCGGCGGTCGCCACCGCCGCCGCGCTCGGCGTCACCGAGCCGTACTCCGCCGGGATCGGCGGCGGCGGGTACCTCGTGTACTACGACGCCAAGACCCGTCGGGTGCACACCATCGACGGTCGGGAGACCGCCCCGGCGACGGCGGACGCCGGCCTGTTCCAGGAGAACGGCGTCCCCATCCCCTTCGCCGAGGGCCAGACCAGCGGGCGCGGGGTCGGCGTCCCCGGCACCCCGGCGACCTGGAAGAGCGCCCTCGACGCCTGGGGTTCGCGGCCACTGGGTCAACTGCTGCGCCCGGCCGAGAAGTTGGCCCGTGACGGGTTCGCCGTGGACGCCACCTTCCGGGCCCAGACCGAACTGAACCAGGACCGCTTCAAGGACTTCCCGGCCACCGCGAAGCTTTTCCTGCCCGGCGGCTCCCTGCCGGTGGTCGGCTCCACCTTCAAGAACCCCGACCTCGCCGCCACCTACGCCGAGCTCGGCCGCAAGGGCACCGGGGCGCTCTACCGGGGACCGATCGCCGAGGACATCGTGCGGGCCGTCCGCAAGCCCCCGGTGGACCCCGCCGCCACCCGCGTGGTCCGCCCCGGCGACCTGACCACCGGCGACCTGCGCGCGTACGCCACCAAGCGGCAGGCCCCGACCCGGGTGGGCTACCGGGGCCTGGACGTCTACAGCATGGCCCCGTCCTCCTCGGGCGGCACCACCGTCGGCGAGGCGCTCAACATCCTGGAGCGCACCGACCTGGGCTCGCTCTCCGAGGCGCAGTACCTGCACCGGTTCATCGAGGCGTCCCGGATCTCCTTCGCGGACCGGGGCCGCTGGGTCGGCGACCCGGCCGCCGAGGACGTGCCGACGCGGGAACTGCTCTCGCAGCGGTTCGCCGACAGCCGCGCCTGCCTCGTCAAGCCCGGCCAGACGCTGACCAGCCCGCTGGCCCCCGGCGACCCGCGCAATCCGGTGCCCTGCGCCACCACGGGCAAGGCCGCCCCGACCACGTACGAAGGGGAGAACACCACGCACCTGACGGTCGCCGACCGCTGGGGCAACGTGGTGTCGTACACGCTGACCATCGAGTCCACCGGCGGCAGCGGGATCACCGTCCCGGGCCGAGGCTTCCTGCTCAACAACGAGCTGACCGACTTCTCCTTCGCCCCGGCCGCCCCCGGCGTCCCCGACCCGAACCTGCCCGGCCCCGGCAAGCGACCGCGTTCGTCGATGGCCCCGACCATCGTGTTGGAGCACGGCCGACCGGTGCTGGCCGTGGGCTCCCCGGGCGGTGCCACCATCATCACCACCGTGCTGCAGACCCTGCTCGGACACCTGGACCGCGGACTGCCGCTGGTCGACGCCATCGCGGCGCCGCGGGCCAGCCAGCGCAACCAGACGACGACCGAGCTGGAGCCGGGCCTGTGGAACAGTCCGGTGCGCGCCGAACTGGAGGCGATCGGCCAGGGGTTCCGGCAGAACCCGGAGATCGGCGCCGCCACCGGCGTGCAGCGGCTGCCGGACGGCCGCTGGCTGGCCGCGGCCGAGACCAGCAGGCGGGGCGGCGGCGCGGCGATGGTCGTCAACCCGCACGGCCGCCCGTAA
- the map gene encoding type I methionyl aminopeptidase — protein sequence MVKLKTDRDIEEMRAPGRVVGRALAAAREAADVGVSLLELDAVAREVLREAGATSPFLGYRPQFAPVPFPAVLCVSVNDAIVHGVPTGYRLCDGDLVSVDFGAKLGGWAGDAAVSFTVGRARPADLRLIETAEAALAAGIAAAVPGNRIGDIAHAVGTVCRGAGYGIPDGFGGHGIGRSMHEDPGVPNEGPAGRGMRLRAGMVLAIEPMVIAGGTDDYTCDADGWTLRTVDGSRAAHAEHTVAITAGGPRILTTP from the coding sequence ATGGTGAAATTGAAGACGGACCGAGACATCGAGGAAATGCGCGCTCCCGGCCGGGTCGTGGGGCGGGCCCTGGCGGCGGCGCGGGAGGCCGCCGACGTCGGGGTCTCCTTGCTGGAGCTGGACGCGGTGGCCCGCGAGGTGCTCAGGGAGGCCGGCGCGACCTCCCCCTTCCTGGGGTACCGGCCGCAGTTCGCGCCCGTGCCCTTCCCGGCCGTGCTGTGCGTCTCGGTCAACGACGCGATCGTGCACGGCGTCCCGACCGGATACCGGCTGTGCGACGGGGACCTGGTCAGCGTCGACTTCGGCGCGAAGCTGGGCGGCTGGGCCGGGGACGCCGCGGTGAGCTTCACGGTCGGCCGGGCCCGCCCGGCCGACCTGCGACTGATCGAGACCGCCGAGGCCGCGCTGGCCGCGGGCATCGCCGCCGCCGTGCCCGGCAACAGGATCGGCGACATCGCCCACGCCGTGGGCACGGTCTGCCGCGGCGCCGGTTACGGCATACCGGACGGGTTCGGCGGGCACGGCATCGGCCGCTCCATGCACGAGGATCCCGGCGTGCCCAACGAGGGTCCCGCCGGGCGCGGCATGAGGCTGCGCGCCGGCATGGTCCTCGCGATCGAACCGATGGTGATCGCGGGAGGCACCGACGACTACACCTGCGACGCCGACGGCTGGACCCTGCGGACCGTGGACGGCAGTCGCGCCGCGCACGCGGAGCACACGGTCGCGATCACCGCCGGCGGCCCCAGGATCCTGACCACCCCGTGA
- a CDS encoding helix-turn-helix domain-containing protein, with protein MVRTPLTPEERERGERLGALLREARGPRSMVEIAASAGLSAETLRKIETGRAPTPAFFTVAALAGALGLSLDDVMRRCAFVPV; from the coding sequence ATGGTCCGAACCCCCCTCACCCCCGAAGAGCGCGAGCGCGGCGAACGGCTGGGCGCGCTGCTCCGCGAGGCGCGAGGCCCGCGCAGCATGGTCGAGATCGCCGCGAGCGCCGGTCTCTCCGCCGAGACGCTCCGCAAGATCGAGACGGGTCGCGCGCCGACGCCCGCCTTCTTCACCGTGGCGGCCCTCGCCGGTGCCCTCGGCCTCTCCCTCGACGACGTGATGCGGCGCTGCGCCTTCGTGCCCGTCTGA
- a CDS encoding PPOX class F420-dependent oxidoreductase yields MNFEELGRGKYVSLTTFRKDGTPVATPVWAVADGGELYVWTRSDSWKVKRIRNSGRVTVSPCDVRGRVQEGAPALPGEARLLDEAGLKRVRGLMMRKYTWQFWLVDVPATVVRRGKRPHTAIAVKL; encoded by the coding sequence ATGAACTTTGAGGAGCTCGGCCGGGGCAAGTACGTCAGCCTCACCACCTTCCGTAAGGACGGCACCCCCGTCGCCACCCCCGTCTGGGCGGTGGCGGACGGGGGCGAGCTGTACGTGTGGACGCGCAGCGACTCCTGGAAGGTCAAGCGGATCCGCAACAGCGGCCGGGTCACCGTCAGCCCCTGTGATGTGCGCGGACGTGTCCAGGAAGGGGCTCCCGCACTGCCGGGCGAGGCGCGGTTGCTCGACGAGGCCGGGCTCAAGCGGGTGCGCGGGCTGATGATGCGCAAGTACACCTGGCAGTTCTGGTTGGTGGACGTGCCCGCCACCGTGGTGCGTCGCGGCAAGCGCCCGCACACCGCGATTGCCGTCAAGCTTTGA
- a CDS encoding nitrilase-related carbon-nitrogen hydrolase: MAQVVRAALVQATWTGDTESMIAKHEEHARAAAAQGAQIIGFQEVFNAPYFCQVQEAEHYRWAEAVPDGPTIRRMQDLARETGMVIVVPVFELESEGFYYNTAAVIDADGSYLGKYRKHHIPQVKGFWEKFYFRPGNLGWPVFDTAVGRVGVYICYDRHFPEGWRALGLAGAQLVYNPSATSRGLSAYLWQLEQPASAVANEYFVAAINRVGQEEYGDNEFYGTSYFVDPRGQFVGEVAGDKEEELLVRDLDFGLIEEVRNQWAFYRDRRPDAYGGLVQP, from the coding sequence ATGGCCCAAGTCGTCCGCGCCGCGCTCGTCCAGGCCACCTGGACCGGAGACACCGAGTCGATGATCGCCAAACACGAGGAGCACGCCCGCGCGGCGGCTGCTCAAGGCGCGCAGATCATCGGCTTCCAGGAGGTGTTCAACGCCCCGTACTTCTGCCAGGTGCAGGAGGCGGAGCACTACCGCTGGGCCGAGGCCGTCCCCGACGGCCCGACCATCCGCCGCATGCAGGACCTCGCCCGCGAGACCGGCATGGTGATCGTCGTACCGGTCTTCGAGTTGGAGTCCGAGGGGTTCTACTACAACACCGCCGCCGTCATCGACGCCGACGGAAGCTATCTCGGCAAATACCGCAAGCACCACATCCCGCAGGTCAAGGGCTTCTGGGAGAAGTTCTACTTCCGCCCCGGAAACCTCGGCTGGCCCGTCTTCGACACGGCCGTCGGCCGGGTCGGGGTGTACATCTGCTACGACCGCCACTTCCCCGAGGGATGGCGTGCGCTGGGCCTGGCCGGCGCCCAGCTCGTCTACAACCCGTCCGCCACCTCCCGAGGGCTGTCCGCCTACCTGTGGCAGCTGGAACAACCGGCCTCGGCCGTCGCCAACGAGTACTTCGTCGCCGCCATCAACCGGGTCGGCCAGGAGGAGTACGGGGACAACGAGTTCTACGGCACCAGCTACTTCGTGGACCCGCGCGGTCAGTTCGTCGGGGAGGTCGCCGGCGACAAGGAGGAGGAACTCCTGGTCCGCGACCTCGACTTCGGCCTCATCGAGGAGGTCCGCAACCAGTGGGCCTTCTACCGCGACCGCCGCCCCGACGCCTACGGAGGGCTCGTACAGCCGTGA
- a CDS encoding aspartate aminotransferase family protein → MPDWLALYYDRPIELTHGEGRHVWDADGNRYLDFFGGILTTMTAHALPEVTKAVSEQAGRIIHSSTLYLNRPMVELAERVAALSGIPDARVFFTTSGTEANDTALLLATSYRRSNQILAMRNSYHGRSFSTVSITGNRGWSPTSLSPLQTYYVHGAVRTRGPFAALSDAEFTAAAVADLEDVLGQARGGVAALIAEPIQGVGGFTSPPDGLYGAFREVLDRHGILWISDEVQTGWGRTGEHFWGWQAHAQNGPPDILTFAKGIGNGMSIGGVVARAEVMNCVDSNSISTFGGSPVTMAAGVANLSYLLEHDLQGNARRVGGLLLERLRAVTAGVPAVREVRGRGLMAGLELAKPGTDRADPEAAAAVLEAARERGLLLGKGGGHDTSVLRIAPPLSLTVAEAEEGADILEQALRTAL, encoded by the coding sequence ATGCCCGACTGGCTCGCGCTCTACTACGACCGCCCCATCGAGCTCACGCACGGCGAGGGCCGCCACGTCTGGGACGCGGACGGCAACCGCTACCTCGATTTCTTCGGCGGCATCCTCACCACGATGACCGCCCACGCCCTGCCAGAGGTCACCAAGGCCGTCTCCGAACAGGCCGGGCGGATCATCCACTCCTCCACCCTGTACCTGAACCGGCCCATGGTCGAACTGGCCGAACGCGTCGCCGCCCTGTCCGGCATCCCGGACGCACGGGTCTTCTTCACGACCTCCGGCACCGAGGCCAACGACACCGCCCTACTGCTCGCCACGTCGTACCGCCGCTCCAACCAGATCCTGGCGATGCGCAACAGCTACCACGGCCGGTCCTTCTCCACCGTCTCGATCACCGGCAACCGGGGCTGGTCCCCGACCAGCCTCTCGCCGCTCCAGACGTACTACGTCCACGGCGCGGTGCGCACCCGGGGCCCCTTCGCGGCGCTGTCCGACGCCGAGTTCACCGCCGCCGCCGTCGCGGACCTCGAAGACGTGCTCGGCCAGGCGCGCGGCGGAGTCGCCGCGCTCATCGCGGAACCCATCCAGGGCGTCGGCGGCTTCACCTCCCCGCCCGACGGCCTGTACGGGGCCTTCCGGGAGGTCCTCGACCGACACGGCATCCTCTGGATCAGCGACGAGGTACAGACCGGCTGGGGCCGCACCGGCGAACACTTCTGGGGCTGGCAGGCGCACGCCCAGAACGGCCCGCCGGACATCCTCACCTTCGCCAAGGGCATCGGCAACGGCATGTCCATCGGCGGCGTCGTGGCCCGCGCCGAGGTCATGAACTGCGTCGACTCCAACTCCATCTCCACCTTCGGCGGCTCCCCGGTCACCATGGCGGCCGGCGTCGCCAACCTCTCGTACCTCCTGGAACACGACCTCCAGGGCAACGCCCGCCGCGTCGGCGGCCTCCTCCTGGAGCGACTGCGCGCCGTCACCGCCGGCGTGCCCGCCGTACGCGAGGTACGCGGCCGGGGCCTGATGGCCGGCCTGGAGCTGGCGAAACCCGGCACCGACCGCGCCGACCCCGAAGCGGCCGCCGCCGTACTGGAAGCCGCCCGCGAACGCGGCCTGCTGCTCGGCAAGGGCGGCGGGCACGACACCAGCGTGCTGCGCATCGCGCCGCCGCTGTCCCTCACCGTCGCCGAGGCGGAAGAGGGCGCCGACATCCTCGAACAGGCCCTGCGCACCGCCCTCTAG
- the hydA gene encoding dihydropyrimidinase: MTTRTLIRDGLVITAADELHADVLIEDGRVAALAAHGSATAEAWASPDRTTVDRTIDASGKYVIPGGVDAHTHMELPFGGTAASDTFETGTRAAAWGGTTTIVDFAVQTMGQSLRQGLDTWYDKADGNCAVDYGFHMILSDVNEGTLKEMDLLVGEGVTSFKLFMAYPGVFYSDDGQILRAMQRASGNGGLIMMHAENGIAIDVLVEQALARGETDPRHHGEVRKVLLEAEATHRAIQLARVAGSPLYVVHVSAEEAVAELAVARDKGLPVFGETCPQYLFLSTDSLAEPDFQGAKYVCSTPLRPREHQAALWRGLRTDDLQVVSTDHCPFCFRGQKELGRGDFSKIPNGLPGVENRMDLLHQAVLDGHISRRRWIEIACANPARMFGLYPRKGTIAPGADADIVLYDPHAEQVISAETHHMNVDYSAYEGKRITGRVDTVLSRGELVIDRREYTGRAGHGAFVPRSTCQYL; this comes from the coding sequence ATGACCACCCGCACCCTGATCCGCGACGGCCTCGTCATCACGGCCGCCGACGAGCTCCACGCGGACGTCCTTATCGAGGACGGCCGGGTGGCGGCGCTCGCGGCCCACGGCTCGGCCACCGCCGAGGCCTGGGCCTCACCCGACCGCACGACGGTGGACCGCACCATCGACGCGAGCGGGAAGTACGTCATCCCCGGCGGGGTCGACGCGCACACCCACATGGAACTGCCCTTCGGCGGGACCGCCGCGTCCGACACCTTCGAGACGGGCACCCGGGCCGCCGCGTGGGGCGGCACCACCACCATCGTCGACTTCGCGGTGCAGACGATGGGCCAGTCCCTGCGCCAGGGCCTCGACACCTGGTACGACAAGGCCGACGGCAACTGCGCCGTCGACTACGGCTTCCACATGATCCTGTCGGACGTCAACGAGGGCACCCTCAAGGAGATGGACCTCCTGGTGGGGGAGGGGGTCACCTCCTTCAAGCTCTTCATGGCCTACCCCGGGGTGTTCTACAGCGACGACGGCCAGATCCTGCGCGCCATGCAGCGGGCCTCCGGCAACGGCGGACTGATCATGATGCACGCCGAGAACGGCATCGCCATCGACGTCCTCGTCGAACAGGCCCTCGCCCGCGGGGAGACCGACCCCCGCCACCACGGCGAGGTCCGCAAGGTCCTCCTCGAAGCCGAGGCGACCCACCGCGCCATCCAGCTCGCCCGGGTGGCCGGCTCCCCCCTGTACGTGGTCCACGTCTCGGCCGAGGAGGCGGTGGCGGAACTCGCCGTCGCCCGCGACAAGGGCCTGCCCGTCTTCGGCGAGACCTGCCCGCAGTACCTGTTCCTGTCCACCGACAGCCTCGCGGAGCCCGACTTCCAGGGCGCCAAGTACGTCTGCTCCACGCCGCTGCGCCCCCGCGAACACCAGGCGGCCCTGTGGCGGGGCCTGCGGACCGACGACCTCCAGGTGGTCTCCACCGACCACTGTCCGTTCTGCTTCCGCGGCCAGAAGGAGCTCGGCCGCGGGGACTTCTCGAAGATCCCCAACGGGCTGCCCGGCGTGGAGAACCGCATGGACCTCCTCCACCAGGCCGTCCTCGACGGACACATCAGCCGCCGCCGCTGGATCGAGATCGCCTGCGCGAACCCGGCCCGGATGTTCGGCCTCTACCCCCGCAAGGGCACCATCGCGCCCGGTGCCGACGCCGACATCGTCCTCTACGATCCGCACGCCGAGCAGGTCATCTCCGCCGAGACGCACCACATGAACGTGGACTACTCGGCGTACGAGGGCAAGCGGATCACCGGACGCGTCGACACCGTGCTCTCGCGCGGCGAACTCGTCATCGACCGGCGCGAATACACGGGACGAGCCGGCCACGGGGCCTTCGTCCCCCGCTCCACCTGCCAGTACCTGTAA
- a CDS encoding TIGR03842 family LLM class F420-dependent oxidoreductase, producing the protein MDFGLVLQTDPPASGVVSLMRRGERNGFRYGWTFDSAVLWQEPFVIYSQILEHTRLMHVGPMVTNPGTRTWEVTASTFATLNDMYGNRTVCGIGRGDSAMRVAGRKPNTLARLGEAIDVIRDLAEGREAEVDGQRLRIPWIRDGELPVWMAAYGPKALALAGQKADGFILQLADPYLTEWMVRSVREAATAAGRDPNAITICVAAPAYVGDDLDHARDQCRWFGGMVGNHVADLVSRYGEHSAMVPDALTEYVKARQGYDYSHHGRAGNPSADFVPDEIVDRFCLLGPPEAHIEKLRTLRDLGVDQFAVYAMHDAREAVIDAYGEHVIPVLAG; encoded by the coding sequence ATGGACTTCGGCCTCGTCCTCCAGACCGACCCGCCCGCCTCCGGCGTCGTCAGCCTCATGCGCCGCGGCGAACGCAACGGCTTCCGTTACGGCTGGACCTTCGACTCCGCCGTGCTGTGGCAGGAGCCGTTCGTCATCTACAGCCAGATCCTGGAACACACCCGGCTGATGCACGTCGGACCGATGGTCACCAACCCCGGGACCCGCACGTGGGAGGTCACCGCCTCCACCTTCGCCACCCTCAACGACATGTACGGCAACCGCACCGTGTGCGGCATCGGCCGCGGGGACTCCGCCATGCGGGTCGCCGGGCGCAAACCCAACACCCTGGCCCGGCTCGGCGAGGCCATCGACGTCATCCGTGACCTCGCCGAGGGCCGCGAGGCCGAGGTCGACGGGCAGCGCCTGCGCATCCCGTGGATCCGGGACGGCGAACTGCCCGTGTGGATGGCCGCCTACGGACCCAAGGCGCTGGCCCTCGCCGGCCAGAAGGCCGACGGGTTCATCCTCCAGCTCGCCGACCCCTACCTCACCGAGTGGATGGTCAGGTCGGTCCGCGAGGCCGCCACGGCGGCCGGCCGCGACCCGAACGCGATCACCATCTGCGTGGCGGCCCCGGCCTACGTCGGGGACGACCTGGACCACGCGCGCGACCAGTGCCGCTGGTTCGGCGGCATGGTCGGCAACCACGTCGCCGACCTCGTCTCCCGCTACGGCGAGCACTCCGCGATGGTCCCGGACGCCCTCACCGAGTACGTCAAGGCCCGCCAGGGTTACGACTACAGCCACCACGGCCGCGCCGGGAACCCCTCCGCCGACTTCGTCCCCGACGAGATCGTGGACCGGTTCTGTCTCCTGGGCCCGCCCGAGGCCCACATCGAGAAGCTGCGCACCCTGCGCGACCTGGGCGTCGACCAGTTCGCCGTGTACGCCATGCACGACGCCCGCGAGGCGGTGATCGACGCCTACGGCGAGCACGTCATCCCGGTACTCGCCGGCTGA